Proteins from a single region of Lentimicrobium saccharophilum:
- a CDS encoding DUF1295 domain-containing protein yields the protein MFNYLTDAALVVFIYMSLVFVLALVLRDNSIVDIFWGLGFIVLTAFSIVRNDSPGVLQILVALMVLIWGLRLSVHIFKRNLGRGEDFRYANWRRTWKFFILRSFLQVFMLQGFFMLVISWPVLHVLNNPSPAVPGFIHASGLLVFLAGFLFEAIGDYQLTVFRKNPDNAGKLITTGLWKLTRHPNYFGEALLWWGFWLLALPLIDGIYTVVSPLVITWLLRYVSGVPMLEKKYEGRPDWEAYKAKTPVFIPFLR from the coding sequence ATGTTCAATTATCTTACAGATGCGGCCCTGGTGGTTTTTATTTATATGAGTCTGGTATTTGTGCTGGCATTGGTTTTGCGCGATAATTCCATCGTGGATATCTTCTGGGGGCTGGGGTTTATTGTGCTGACCGCATTCAGCATAGTCAGGAATGACTCCCCCGGTGTTTTGCAGATTCTGGTTGCCCTGATGGTATTGATCTGGGGGCTGAGATTGTCGGTGCATATATTTAAACGGAACCTTGGGCGTGGCGAAGATTTCAGGTACGCGAACTGGCGCCGGACCTGGAAGTTTTTTATACTCCGCAGTTTTCTGCAGGTTTTTATGCTTCAGGGCTTTTTTATGCTTGTTATCTCCTGGCCCGTGTTACATGTGCTGAACAACCCCTCCCCTGCTGTGCCCGGATTTATTCACGCTTCGGGGCTTTTGGTTTTCCTTGCCGGCTTTCTTTTCGAAGCCATCGGAGACTATCAGCTGACTGTTTTCAGAAAAAATCCGGATAATGCCGGGAAACTCATCACAACAGGTCTCTGGAAGCTCACGCGCCATCCGAATTACTTCGGGGAAGCCTTGCTTTGGTGGGGATTCTGGTTGCTGGCCCTGCCCCTGATCGACGGTATTTATACAGTGGTCAGCCCTTTGGTCATCACCTGGCTGTTGCGCTATGTGTCGGGAGTGCCCATGCTGGAAAAGAAATATGAAGGCCGGCCCGATTGGGAAGCATACA